The Bacillus sp. NEB1478 genome contains the following window.
ATACTTTTCCGTCAGTTCAACTGTTGAATCCAAGTGAGAGAAGTAGAATTGTTCAGCTTGATAAAATCGGCGAGGTTCTTTTTTTGTTAAGCTCTGAATCTTTCTGATGACACGGACGAGTTCAACTCTTTGCTTCAAAGACGGCAAATCCCGAATAGAAAGCAAGCTCTTCTGCAGACGATGAATCTTTGGTTTTGCTTCGTCTATATTTTGCTTGATGTATTTATACTCTCTTCTTGTGAGCTGATGTTTCGCTAGAAATCGATGCTTGGAAAGTGCCCCAGCTGCTGTATATGCAACAATTCCTCCTGCTATAGAAATTCCTGATGCTAGGAGATACGTTTGATTCAAATATAGATAACCGATACTCCATATCCCGATGGATGCTGGTACGGCTATCATCATGCGGAGTAAAAAGGATAAAAAACCGTTCATAATAATCGACTCCTGACGTCAAACTTCTTTCTACTCTATACATACGTAAGTACAAGTTTGGGAGTTTCGTATAAAGTGAAAAAAGTTTCCATATATTATCTTTCTATTATTACCTTACATCTCCCTTCCTAAAATGCCCATAGCTTCAAGATGTAATGTTTTCTAAGACTTGAGGCGTATATGTGATTAACAAATAATGAGCTTATGTGTAGTTATGGTTGATTTATGTTGGTTTAGGAGAGGTTAATGTAGATTCAGGAGGTTTTTATAAGGATTCGCAAGCTGTTTATGTGGCATCACAGCACATTTATGTGGATCCGAGTTAATTCTTAATAAATAATGAACCGCAAAACAACTCTAAACAATAAGAAAAAGGCTGTCACCAAAAAGTCCTTTAAATGAACTTCTGGAAAACAGCCTTATTTTTCGTTATGCAGTTTCCGTTTTACGGCTCGTAACAGCTACTGGTTTTGTTACTAAGCTCACAACGACAAGGACAACTACATTAATGATCATGGCAATGATTCCTACGTTAAAGTCTTTTATCGCTTGAGGCAGGAACGGGAGCAAAGAGCCTACAGTCGAGCCGGAGATAGTAATGTACGCGACAGTTGCTACTCCTGTAATAATACCAGCAAACGCACCTTGTTTTGTCACAAAGTTTCTTTTCGTTAAGCTAAGCACTAATGTTGGGAATAGCTGTGTTACAAGACTGTACCCCATCAAAAGAAGTGTAACGAGTGTGTTTCCGCCTTTAAAAGTAAAAAATACGGCAATCAATGCTACAACGGGAACAAGATATTTAGCTGTATTCGCTACTTGTTGATCACTGATTTTCGGATTCAATACTTGATAAATATTTTTCGCTAATAGTGTCGCCGCAGCCATTAATATCATAGAACCCGGAACAAGAGCAGTTAAAATTCCAGCAGCACCAATAATTCCAACGACCCATGGATCAAAGGTTTGAATTGAAATTCTTAAAAGAGCCAAATCACCAGCAGGGCCTTCCAAACCTGGAACCTGAAGAATGGCTGCAAAACCAACAAAGAAGACAAATACAAGAATTAATTGATAAATTGGCATGAAGATTGCATTTTTTCGAAAGACTTTTTCGTTTTGCGCTGAATAAACAGAACCAAATGTATGTGGCCACATATAGAATCCAAGTGCCGTTAGAAGAACTGTCGTCACGAACCATGATGGACTCATTCCTGTTGAAGGAAGAGCAAGGAAACCTGGTTTGGCTGCTTCAACAGCCTCAAACATCGGTTGAAAGCCTCCATAATAGTGAACCGGCAAATAGATTCCTAGAAATAAAACAACGACTAGAATCAAAATATCCTTTGCGACAGCCGTCCAAGCAGATCCGTGAATACCAGATACCATTACATAAACTGTGACAACGGTTAATCCGATCCAGATGGCAACAGTAGGAGAGATCGTTCCATAAGATGCTTCGGATACAATTATACCTAGTCCCTTTAGTTGTAGAACAAAATAAGGAATCATAGCAACAACACCAACTAAAGATACGAGTATCCCTAAATATGGACTTTTGTATTTACTAACAAAAAAATCAGATTGTGATAAAAGTTTGTTATCCTTTGCATAACGCCAGATTTTTGGAAGTAAAAAGTAAGACATAATATAGGCAAGACATCCATAACCAATAATGTAAAACGTTGGTCCGCCTTTTCCATATGCCCATCCACTTCCTCCAAGGAACGTAAACGTTGTATAGATCTCTCCAGCCATAAGCAGAAACACAAAGATGGTTCCAAATCCTCTGCCACCAACTGTCCACTGCTCAAGATCCATATCTTTCCCTTTCTTCGCTCGGATTCCCAAGTAGATCGACATGACCATAACAGCAAATATAATGATTAGTGCTGAATTCATTGCGCTTCACCTTCCTTATTTTTCGGATCGAGTTTGTAGATGATCGTCATTAGAACCGTAGTGATAACAACCCAAATGACACAATAAGCGAGCAAAAAGGGCATTCCGAAAAGATAAGGAGTGACTTTATTGGCAAAATAAGTTCCGACTAATAGTCCAGCAAATGGTATCAAAGCTAACAATTTTATTAGTATATTCATCCCCTAAACCTCCCAAGTGTTCTATTGATCTAACAATTTAAAAGCGCCATGAACGAAAATACGAACCCCTTTTTCCAAGGCATCTTCATCGATTTCAAACCTTGCATGGTGATGTGGATATACTGCGCCTTTTTCCTTATTACCTGCACCAATATAAAAGAAAGTTCCTTGAGCCTTTTGCTGGTAAGCTGAAAAATCTTCACCACCCATATTCGGTTTCATTCGATCAAGCGTTTCTTCCCCATAAACTTCAAGTATCGTATTCTCAATAACTTCTGTTACTTTATGGTCATTAATTACAGGGCGATATCCAAATTCATAGCTAAATTCATAGTCACCTCCATGTGCCTCCGTGATCCCCTTTACAACACGCTCCATCATTTTCGGAACGTTCTGTCGTATATTTGAATCAAAACTGCGAACAGTACCCAAAATTTCTACAGAACCAGGAATTACATTATGGGTAGTCCCACCTGTAAATTTCGTAACGGATACAACAAGCTGTTCAAGTGGGTCTGTATTTCTAGAAACAATGTGTTGAAGGTTTGTCACGATTTGTGAAGCAATGGCAATAGAATCAACCGTTTGATGCGGGAGTGCTGCATGGCCCCCTTTTCCTTTCACAGTAATATAAAATGTATCTGGCGCTGCCATCATTGGTCCATAGACTACTCCAATTTTCCCAATCGGCATTGGTGCCCATAAATGTGCTCCGATAACAGAGTCGACCCCCTCCATTACTCCTGCTTGAACCATTTCCTCTGCTCCGCCTGGATACAATTCTTCTGCGTGTTGAAAAAGGAGTCTGATTTCACCTTGAATATCTTCTTTTAATCCTGATAATACTTTTGCGGCACCTAGAAGCATGGCTGTATGTCCATCATGTCCGCAAGCATGCATTACTCCGGGATTCTTAGAGGCATATTCACTTAAATTCTCCTCTTGAATCGGAAGGGCATCCATATCTGCTCGAATCGCTATAATTTTTCCGGGACGTTTACCAATAATTCTTCCTACAACACTTGTTTTTGTTGGGCGTGAAAGTTCAATACCGTCAAATGAGTCTAATGTTTCATATATAAATTGGGAGGTATTTTCCTCATGGAAGGATAATTCAGGATTCTCATGCAGGTAACGTCTCCATTTGGTTACTTGTTCAGACACCTCGTCGACTAAATGATCAAATGTTTTCGTCTTTACTGTCATCTTCACCTCTCCTTTCATATTTGTTACTCCGATACTAAAGACTCAATTGCACTTTTTAATACATGGATTGCCTGTACGCAATCATCAAGCGTGGTCCATTCTTTAGGACTATGGCTGATACCGTTTTTGCTTCTTACAAAAATCATGGCTGAAGGTACATTGCGACCCAAAACCATCGTGTCATGTGCGGCACCACTTGGCAGCAGAACAGGTTTGATTCCGAGTTTCTTTACGTTTTCGATAAGTATATTTTGCATCGTTTCATCAATCGGTACAGGAGATACATTTAAAGTCTGTTCAAAGTCCACCTTGATCTTATGGAGATCACCAATTTCAACAGCCTTTCTCTTAATTAAATCCGTTAATGAATCGAGTGTATGCTGTTGAATATCACGTATATCTACATAGAGCTCTACTTTTTCAGAAATAACATTTACACCATTCGGATAAACGTGTAGTTTCCCCACAGTTGCAACAGCTGTCCTGCTCACTTGCTGAGGCAGCAGGCTCACATGTCCAATAAAGTCACTTGCTGCAATTAAAGCGTCACTTCGATCGTTCATCGGAGTATTTCCTGCATGGCCTGATTCTCCATGAAATGTAATTCTCAGCCAAGATGGTCCTGCGATTCCTGAAACAATTCCAACCGGAACGTTCTGTTTTTCAAGTATTTTCCCTTGCTCAATATGAATTTCTACAAATGCTTTTATTTTTTTTAAGTCTCGTTTAGTATTCATAAAGCTTTGGAGTGTCAGTCCATCACTCTCAATGACTTTTTGAAAAGGATCGCCATTTGAGTCTTTTTTTTGTTCTTCTTCTTTCATGTCGAGTTCGCCACAGAAAGCTCGGCTCCCTCTTAACCCTCCGTTGAATCTTGATCCTTCTTCATCTGAAAAAATAACGACTTCATATGATCTCTTTGGTTTATATCCTGCTGCATTCCAAGCTTCTACAACCTCAAGAGCTGCAATGACCCCCAGTGGACCATCGAAGTGACCACCGTTAGGTACACTATCAACATGTGAACCCGAAAGTACTGTTGAATTTGGATTATCCCCCTCCAATCGTCCGAATATATTTCCTGCTCCATCCTCCTTAACTTTTAGACCAGCATTTTCCATCCAGCTTTTCACAAGTTCTTTTGCCATTCTTTCCTCTTTAGAAAAGCCGATCCGATTGGAACCATTGTCTTCAGTTAATCCTATTTTTGATATCTCGTTTAAGCGCTCTGCTATCCTCTCACCCGAGATTCCTGAGTGATCCAGTTCTATGTTGTAACTTTTGAGCAGTCTTTCTTTAATGATATTTGTTTCCGTTGCAAGCATGTACTGCCCCCTTGTAAAATATCTTGTCTTAATTATAAAAGTATAGAATAGTCAGTATATTTTGAAAATATAAAAAAGAGACAAATAGAATCTGTTCTATTTGTCCAAATCAGCTAATTATTCAATTTTAAATATTTATCAAGATAAATGGCTAACTGCAGTTCAAATAATTCTTTTCCCTGAAGCTTATCCATTTTTAGAATTCCCTTTATCTTTTGTAACCGGTATTTTATCGTATTTAAATGTACAAAGCTTTTCGCAGCCGTTAGCGTCATGTTTTGTTGGCACTCAAGAAAAGTGTTTAATGTTTTAACTAGATCTGTATCATGCTCTTCATCATAGATGATAAGAGGGCCGAGGAGATCCATAGTATAATCCTTCAGTTCCTCTCGATCATGTTTTAAGAAAAGGCGATAGATGCCCAGCTCCTGATAAGAAAAAACAACATCACCACTATTATGCATCTTAAGAAATTCGACACATCTAATCGCATCACGATTAGAACTGCCTATTTCATTTAGCCTATTAAAAACTCTCCCTATACCAACATGAAATACGAAAGAAGTCATTTCTTTTAACATGTGGTTGATGGTCGAAAAAAAATCAGAAAGCATCTGGATCACTTTATCTTCTTCTTTTTTATTATGAATAATTACAAGAATATCGTATTCCATATTCCGATCGAGCATTAACACTTTATACTCTAGCTTTTGCAGTTCACGGTACAGAAGACGATTAAACAATTGCCTTTTGCTGCTTAACTCTTGGAAAGGGAGCAACTGATTCGAAATTTGGATATTAACACATAAATATTTATTTTTATTTGAAATGCCTACAATATTTCGTTGTGGTTGAGTAAATGAATCCAATTTATGATTAAGGAGTTGTTCTAACAGGTACCCTTCATATTTATAAAGGTCAGACAACATTCTTTCTTGTCCCATTAATTCTAGTGCGAAAATATTGTTAGCAAGATCGATTGCAATCTCATCAAGAGAATCCAGGTTATCTTTCATTTCACCGAATATAGCAATTACCCCGATAACTACTTTATCCGTTTTAATCGGAAAAAGAAAAATTGAACCTCGATTAATCTGCTCATGCATTATCGGATAACCTTGAATTATTTTATTAAAAAGAGATGAATGCTCTTTAGCCGCGTTTATCCCATGTTGTTTGGCGTCGGTTGATGATGCGACAGTAAAATCCAAAAATTCATTGAATAAGCATACGTCCCGGTTAATTAATTTGGCAAGGGTCTCAGATACCTTTTCTAATCCTTGTTGAGAGATAGAAGCTTGTGCAAGTTCATAATGTATCTGTTTTGATCGTTCTTGTTGTGAAAATAAAGTTGCATTTTCGATAGCAATTGAAGCCTGATTTGCGAAAGTCTCTAAGATAAGCAAATCCTGCTGATCAAAAAGCATATCCTCTGAGAAGCTGTCAATTGTTAAAACCCCTAGACAGCCTTCCTTGGAAAGCAGAGGTGCACAAATTGTGCTTTTCGGAAAGTGGTGTAATGTACGTAGAGCCCTATGAAAGTTTTCTTGATTTCCAGGTTGAATGTTTTCCATACCTTTTGTCGTATCATTAATGTGACTGAAGATCTGCGCTTTTCGTGTAGTGAAGGTTTTCCCTGTCATTCCTTCGTCAAGATTTAGTTCTATATGCTGCATGTACTCTTGGTCAAATCCGATACACTTATTGATTACTAGTTTTTCTCGTTTTTTGTCATAAATAAATAAGATTACAGCCTCAGCTCCATCTATTACATTTAGAACTTCACTAATGAGTTTATCTAGCACAATGTCCAAATCCAGAGTAGATGTAAGAACGCGGGCCGCATTTATTAAACTCACTAACTGTTTTTCAGATCTCATTAGCCCCACCTCTTTTACAATTCATTTGTTTCTCATTATAAAGAATTTAGATTGATAAGTGGGTACCAATTTTTGTAGTCAATTATGTACGCATAAACAAAACAAAGACGCTGAATATGTGTACCATACATAGACAGCGCCTTTAACTTAAATTAACCTTATTCACTTATACGTTCTTTCCTTTCTTACTAATACACATGTGCTAGCTACTTTTTAAATAACTAGACTTCAATTAATTGTCACTCG
Protein-coding sequences here:
- a CDS encoding DUF3311 domain-containing protein — protein: MNILIKLLALIPFAGLLVGTYFANKVTPYLFGMPFLLAYCVIWVVITTVLMTIIYKLDPKNKEGEAQ
- a CDS encoding 5-bromo-4-chloroindolyl phosphate hydrolysis family protein, coding for MNGFLSFLLRMMIAVPASIGIWSIGYLYLNQTYLLASGISIAGGIVAYTAAGALSKHRFLAKHQLTRREYKYIKQNIDEAKPKIHRLQKSLLSIRDLPSLKQRVELVRVIRKIQSLTKKEPRRFYQAEQFYFSHLDSTVELTEKYMFLLSQPKKSAEITKSLVETKSTLSELKTYIEKDLYDVLSNDIEELNFEIDVAKNSIRSLKESQFIKKAGDIHERK
- a CDS encoding M20 family metallopeptidase, whose protein sequence is MTVKTKTFDHLVDEVSEQVTKWRRYLHENPELSFHEENTSQFIYETLDSFDGIELSRPTKTSVVGRIIGKRPGKIIAIRADMDALPIQEENLSEYASKNPGVMHACGHDGHTAMLLGAAKVLSGLKEDIQGEIRLLFQHAEELYPGGAEEMVQAGVMEGVDSVIGAHLWAPMPIGKIGVVYGPMMAAPDTFYITVKGKGGHAALPHQTVDSIAIASQIVTNLQHIVSRNTDPLEQLVVSVTKFTGGTTHNVIPGSVEILGTVRSFDSNIRQNVPKMMERVVKGITEAHGGDYEFSYEFGYRPVINDHKVTEVIENTILEVYGEETLDRMKPNMGGEDFSAYQQKAQGTFFYIGAGNKEKGAVYPHHHARFEIDEDALEKGVRIFVHGAFKLLDQ
- a CDS encoding sodium:solute symporter: MNSALIIIFAVMVMSIYLGIRAKKGKDMDLEQWTVGGRGFGTIFVFLLMAGEIYTTFTFLGGSGWAYGKGGPTFYIIGYGCLAYIMSYFLLPKIWRYAKDNKLLSQSDFFVSKYKSPYLGILVSLVGVVAMIPYFVLQLKGLGIIVSEASYGTISPTVAIWIGLTVVTVYVMVSGIHGSAWTAVAKDILILVVVLFLGIYLPVHYYGGFQPMFEAVEAAKPGFLALPSTGMSPSWFVTTVLLTALGFYMWPHTFGSVYSAQNEKVFRKNAIFMPIYQLILVFVFFVGFAAILQVPGLEGPAGDLALLRISIQTFDPWVVGIIGAAGILTALVPGSMILMAAATLLAKNIYQVLNPKISDQQVANTAKYLVPVVALIAVFFTFKGGNTLVTLLLMGYSLVTQLFPTLVLSLTKRNFVTKQGAFAGIITGVATVAYITISGSTVGSLLPFLPQAIKDFNVGIIAMIINVVVLVVVSLVTKPVAVTSRKTETA
- a CDS encoding GAF domain-containing protein, with the protein product MRSEKQLVSLINAARVLTSTLDLDIVLDKLISEVLNVIDGAEAVILFIYDKKREKLVINKCIGFDQEYMQHIELNLDEGMTGKTFTTRKAQIFSHINDTTKGMENIQPGNQENFHRALRTLHHFPKSTICAPLLSKEGCLGVLTIDSFSEDMLFDQQDLLILETFANQASIAIENATLFSQQERSKQIHYELAQASISQQGLEKVSETLAKLINRDVCLFNEFLDFTVASSTDAKQHGINAAKEHSSLFNKIIQGYPIMHEQINRGSIFLFPIKTDKVVIGVIAIFGEMKDNLDSLDEIAIDLANNIFALELMGQERMLSDLYKYEGYLLEQLLNHKLDSFTQPQRNIVGISNKNKYLCVNIQISNQLLPFQELSSKRQLFNRLLYRELQKLEYKVLMLDRNMEYDILVIIHNKKEEDKVIQMLSDFFSTINHMLKEMTSFVFHVGIGRVFNRLNEIGSSNRDAIRCVEFLKMHNSGDVVFSYQELGIYRLFLKHDREELKDYTMDLLGPLIIYDEEHDTDLVKTLNTFLECQQNMTLTAAKSFVHLNTIKYRLQKIKGILKMDKLQGKELFELQLAIYLDKYLKLNN
- a CDS encoding M20 family metallo-hydrolase; this encodes MLATETNIIKERLLKSYNIELDHSGISGERIAERLNEISKIGLTEDNGSNRIGFSKEERMAKELVKSWMENAGLKVKEDGAGNIFGRLEGDNPNSTVLSGSHVDSVPNGGHFDGPLGVIAALEVVEAWNAAGYKPKRSYEVVIFSDEEGSRFNGGLRGSRAFCGELDMKEEEQKKDSNGDPFQKVIESDGLTLQSFMNTKRDLKKIKAFVEIHIEQGKILEKQNVPVGIVSGIAGPSWLRITFHGESGHAGNTPMNDRSDALIAASDFIGHVSLLPQQVSRTAVATVGKLHVYPNGVNVISEKVELYVDIRDIQQHTLDSLTDLIKRKAVEIGDLHKIKVDFEQTLNVSPVPIDETMQNILIENVKKLGIKPVLLPSGAAHDTMVLGRNVPSAMIFVRSKNGISHSPKEWTTLDDCVQAIHVLKSAIESLVSE